One genomic segment of Arachis duranensis cultivar V14167 chromosome 4, aradu.V14167.gnm2.J7QH, whole genome shotgun sequence includes these proteins:
- the LOC107485598 gene encoding COP9 signalosome complex subunit 1: protein MDADDESSNPMIDEIYANGGSPEGVGGEKRSRRLIISGDQFDIEAYASLYSGRTKIARLLFIADHCGGDNSAMQLEALRMAFDEIKKGENTQLFREVVNKIGGRLGPDYTMDVAWCETVDRRAEQKKEKLDNELNAYRTNLIKESIRMGYNDFGDFYYAHGQLGEAFKSYVRTRDYCTTSKHIIHMCMSAILVSIEMGQFTHVASYVSKAEQTHEALDQITAAKLRCAAGLANLVSKKYKLAARKFLETAPELGSHYNEVIAPQDVATYGGLCALATFDRTELKAKVIDNINFRNFLELVPEVRELINDFYSSHYASCLEYLANLKANLLLDIHLHDHVETLYDQIRHKALIQYTLPFVSVDLQMMASAFKTTITGLEKELVALITDNQIQARVDSHNKILYARHADQRNATFQRVLETGRVFDRDVRSMLLRTNLIKYDYNARSLSRKL from the exons ATGGATGCCGACGACGAATCATCCAATCCCATGATCGACGAAATCTACGCCAACGGCGGCTCCCCCGAAGGAGTTGGTGGAGAGAAGCGAAGCCGGCGTCTGATCATCAGCGGCGACCAGTTCGACATCGAGGCATACGCCAGCCTCTACTCCGGCCGCACTAAGATCGCCCGCCTCCTCTTCATCGCCGACCACTGCGGCGGCGACAACTCGGCGATGCAGTTGGAGGCCCTCCGCATGGCTTTCGATGAGATTAAGAAGGGAGAGAATACGCAGCTCTTCAGGGAGGTTGTGAACAAAATTGGTGGGAGATTGGGACCCGATTACACTATGGATGTCGCTTGGTGTGAGACCGTGGACCGTAGGGCTGAGCAGAAGAAGGAGAAGCTCGACAACGAGCTCAACGCTTATAGG aCGAACTTGATTAAAGAAAGCATAAGAATGGGGTACAACGATTTTGGAGACTTTTATTATGCGCATGGTCAATTGGGGGAAGCTTTTAAGAGTTATGTTCGAACCAGAGATTATTGCACTACGTCAAAGCATATTATTCATATGTGTATGAGTGCTATTTTGGTCAGCATTGAAATGGGTCAGTTTACTCATGTTGCCAGCTATGTTAGCAAGGCAGAACAGACACATGAGGCCCTTGATCAGATTACAGCTGCAAAGCTGCGTTGTGCTGCAGGATTGGCGAATCTAGTGTCGAAGAAGTACAAGCTTGCAGCCCGAAAG TTTCTAGAAACGGCTCCAGAACTGGGGAGTCACTACAACGAAGTAATTGCACCTCAAGATGTTGCAACATACGGAGGACTTTGTGCACTTGCAACATTTGATCGGACAGAGTTGAAG GCCAAAGTTATAGACAATATCAACTTTAGGAATTTCTTGGAGTTAGTGCCTGAAGTAAGGGAACTGATAAATGATTTTTACTCAAG CCATTATGCATCATGCCTAGAGTACCTTGCGAACCTGAAAGCGAATTTATTGCTTGACATACATTTGCATGACCACGTTGAAACACTGTATGATCAAATCCGTCATAAAGCTCTCATTCAGTATACACTCCCATTTGTGTCTGTTGATTTGCAAATGATGGCTAGTGCTTTCAAGACGACTATTACTGGGCTCGAAAAAGAACTCGTGGCTTTGATAACTGATAATCAGATACAG GCTCGAGTTGATTCACACAACAAAATTTTGTATGCAAGGCACGCAGATCAAAGGAATGCCACCTTTCAAAGGGTTCTTGAAACAGGAAGGGTATTTGATAGGGATGTTAGGTCCATGTTGCTGAGAACAAATCTTATCAAGTATGACTATAATGCTAGATCATTAAGTAGGAAACTATGA